The region CTTCGGGAACGCGAATCCGGTCGTTGATGCGGGGCTCGGCGCTGATGGATCCTCCTCGGTAGCACCACGCGACGGCCTGGCGGACTGCCGCGTAACGTCTTTTCGGTGTGACCAACCGCGCGGTACATGAAAAATGCCCCGGACGGGACACAGGCGGGGCTCCACATAGATCTGGAGCACCGTCGCGAAGTCTCCGCGGGGCGCAGCCGGACCGTTGACCCGCCAACCTGAGGTCGGCCGGGTGGGAGATCGGAGCCTCCACTTGTGGGCCGGTCACATGCGTGTCCGGCCGGTCGGAACACCAGAATACACGAGTCAAGGGGTGGCACCCACTCCTGTGCCGCCGCGGCCCGGCCCCGCTCCGGGATGACACTCCCGGACGCGGGTCCCGGGCCCGCTGCCCATAGGCTGGAGCCGAAGCCCTCAGCAGGAAGAAGCCCGAAGACATGAGCGACCAGACACCGCAGCAGCCCGACGTGCCGAACGCGGCGAACCCCGACTTCGACTCCATGACCCGTGACATCGCCGAGGTCCCGGCGGTCGAGGTGATCACCACGGTCGCGGTGCATCTGATGAGTTCGGCGGCGGTCAACCTCGGGCTCGCCGAGGAGGGCGCGGCGCACAAGGACCTCGACGAGGCGCGCAAGCTCATCCAGGCGCTGGCCGGGCTGGTCACCGCCAGTGCCACCGAGATCGGCTCGTACCACGCGGCGCCGCTGCGGGACGGTCTGAAGTCGCTGCAGCTGGCGTTCCGCGAGGCCTCGGTCGTACCGGACGAGCCGGGTCAGGGCCCCGGGGAGAAGTTCACCGGTCCGGTCTACGGCTGAGCCGCCGCGGAGATCCGCCGACACGACGAGCCCCGGCCCGGGAAGGGCCGGGGCTCGCGGCGTTCGGGGGTGCGGCGGGCGGGCGGGCCGGTCAGTCGGATTCCGTCGCGGGTTCGTGCGGCACCGCGTCGTCGGCGACGAGGACCGGCTCGTGCGGCGGATGGGTGACCTGGTGCACGATCGCGGCGAGGGCGCCGCCGATCAGGGGCGCGATGATGAACAGCCACAGCTGGGTGATGGCCGCGCCGCCCGCGAACAGCGCCGGGCCGATGGAGCGCGCCGGGTTCACGGAGGTGCCGTCCAGCGGGATGCCGATGAGGTGGACGGTGGCCAGGGCCAGGCCGATCGCCATGCCGTTGAAGCCGATCACGGCGACCTTGTGGGTGACCGACAGCCACACGTAGACCAGCAGGAACGTCATCAGTATCTCGATGACGAAGGCGCCGCCGAGGTTGATGTGCACCGCCGAGCGGTCGCCCCATCCGTTCGTGCCGAAGGCCCCGTGGGTCTGCAGCCCGGGGACCTGCCGGGCCACCAGGAAGAGCAGCGCCGAACCGGCGATGGCGCCCACCACCTGGGCGATCCAGTACTCGGCCGCGGTGCGCAGCGTGAGCCTGCGGGCCAGCAGCATGCCCAGCGTCACCGCGGGGTTGAGATGGCAGCCCGAGATCGGGCCGAGGGCGTAGGCAAGCGCCACCAGGGTGAAGCCGAAGGCCAGGGCGATGCCGAAGGTGCCGATGTATTCGCCCGCCAGCACTGCCGAGCCGACGGCGAAGAACACCAGGAGCAGCGTGCCGAGGAACTCGGATACGACCGGGCGGGTCAGTACCGTCGAGATCTCCGTTTTCTCCATGGGGGCTCTCCTCGCGTGGATCTTGAGCTCTCCTCGCATTGTGCGGCCCTGGAGACGAACCCGCCCGTCGGCGGCCGGCGCCCGGCCGTCGCACCCGGGCCCCGGCGGTGGAGCTCAGCGGCGGTAGAGCGGCTCCTGGGCCGTCGTGCCGCCGGGCGGGAGAAGGGCCAGGTCCAGGCCCCGCACGAGCCGGGCGCGCAGGACCTCGTCGGCGGCCAGGGCCCGGGCCAGCCGCTGGGCGACCTCGGCGGCCGGGGCGTCGGGGGCCAGGCCGAGGGCGAGGGTGCCGTCGGTCTCGCCGGACGGCGCGAGGCGGGCGACGAGCACACCGGGCTCGGCGTCGAGCAGGGCGCGCAGGGCATCGGTGACGGCCGGGTCGGCGAGCGGGTCGGCACTCGTACGGCCCTCGGCCAGCGCGCGCAGGGCCGGTCCGGTGAGCTGGTAGGTGACCGGGCCCGCCAGGTCGACGACGACGGTGTCGGCCAGCTCGTGGGACGCGGCGAGCAGCGCCTGCTGCAGCGGGACCGCGACGGGGCGGGCGTCGGCGCGCCAGCGCCGGAGGGTCTCCATGGAGGTGAAGGCGGGCAGGGCGCGGCGCCCGTCGGGGGCCTGGAGGGTGGGGACGGCCATGTCGCTGGTCTTCTCGCGGCGCAGCCCGTCGGGCCCGGTCTCGACCTCGCCGAGGACGGCCACCACGGGCACCAGCACGCGGGCGCCGGCCAGCGCCGACAGGAGCCGGGGCTCGGCGGCCCGGTCGGATGCGTACGCCGCCAGGGCCTGCGCGAGTGCGGGGTCGGCGGAGCCGTCGTCGTCGGAGAAACCGGGATCCGGGATGTTCTTCTGCACGACGTGAGCGTATCGGCCGGGGGTGGTGCCCCTGCCGTGCGGGCCGGTGGGACGCCCGCCCGGTGGGTGCGGACCGGTCAGTGGGACGCGCGGCGGCCGCGCCAGAGGACGACGGCGGCCGTGAGGAGGGCCAGGCCGGCGGCGCCGGCGGTCCAGGGCAGCCAGTTGACGGGGGCGTCCTCGGCATCGTCGGCGGTGGGGCCGGGGGCGAAGTAGCGGGTGGCGTAGCCGGCGGGGGCCGGCTTCTGCGGGGTGGGCTTGAGATCCGCCGCGGCGTCCAGGGCGGCGGCGGGGTCGATCAGGCCGGCGCCGTAGTCGTCGTCGCGGCCGCCCTCGGGCTTGTCCTGGGCGGTGGACGTCAGCAGCCGGCGGATCTGCTCCGGGCTCAGGCCGGGGTGGGCGGAGCGGATCAGGGCGACGGCGCCGGAGACGAACGCGGCGGCGGGGCTGGTGCCCCAGCCCGAGAGGTAGCCGTCGCCGGTGTCGGCCATGACGATGTCGAAGCCCGGCGCGCTGACCGTGGCGTACCAGTGCCGGGTGGAGAACCGGGCCCGGCCCCCCAGGTGGGTGACGGCCGTGGCCGCGATGACGCCCGGGTAGGCGGCCGGGTAGGAGACGTGATTGCCCTTCTGGCCGCCGTTGCCCGCGGAGGCGACGACGGGGATGCCCTTGCCGAGGGCGTACTGGATGGCGGCGTCCTCGCGTGGTTCGGGGTGCGCCGATTCGCTGTCGTCGCCCAGCGACATGTTGATCACGTCGGCGCCGTGGTCGGCGGCCCAGCGGATGCCGTCGGCGAGCGCACCCGCCTTCTCGGTGCGGGCCCGCTCGCGCTCGGAGTCGTCGTCTTCGAGGATCACCCGGACCGGCAGGATCTTGGCGGCCGGGGCCAGCCCGAGCACGCCGTTCTCGCGGCCCCGGCCATGGCCGTGTCCCGCGATGATGCTCGCCATTCCGGTGCCGTGCTGGGCCCAGGCGGAGTCGCCGGGCCCGGCGCCGAAGCCGACCAGGTCCTGCTCGGGCAGCACCTGGCCTTCGAGGTCGGGGTGGTTGGCGTCCACACCGGTGTCCAGGACGGCGACGGTGACGCCCTCGCCCTTGGTGGTGCGCCAGGCCTGCTGGGCGTGGACGGCCTGGAGGGCCCACTCCTGGGCGCGGAGGGCGTCGGCCTCGGCGGGGATTGCCGGGAGCACGGCGAGCACCGAGGAGGCCAGGGCGAGGGCGGCGCCGCGCCGCACGGTCTTCGTCATGACGAGGCCTCCTCGGTCCGCGCCGGGCTGCCGCCGGCCGCCTTGCGGAAGTCCGCCTCGATACGGTCCGCCAGGTCCTTCGCGTCGTGGCCCAGGCCGGATTCGGCCGGCGCGGTGGTGGTGCCGGGCCGTACCGCGGCCTCGGCGGGCTGCGGCTCGGTGAAGGTGCGGCCGTCGGCGAAACCGGAGACGGCGTAGACAACGGCCGGGAGGTCGGTGAGCACCCGGACGGTCCAACTGGCCCGCTGGGCACGCCCGAAGTCCGCGGCCGGGGTGCCCTTGGCCGCGTACGGCAGTGGCATCAGGTCCGTGCGGATCCCCAGGTTCTTGGTGCTGAAGCGGGCGTTGAGGGCCATCATCCCGGCCGGGTCGGCCTTGGTGGTCTGCGCGCCGACCGTGATGACGGCGCTGTGGGTGGCGTCGACGTAGGTGGCGCGCAGCAGCCGGACACAGCCTGCCGGGGCGAGCGCGGCGGCGAGCTTCGGGTCGTACGCGCCGGTGCAGCCGCTGTCGGGGGCGACGGCGATCCGGGTCCAGGTCCGGTCGGCGCCGCCGGGGCCGACGCCCAGGCCGTCGACGACGCGCGGGAAGAGCGTGTCGACGGGGGTGTCGTGCCACACGTCACGGCCCTTGGCGAAGACGGCCTCGGCCGTGGGGGCGGCACCGGAGGCGTCCTCGGTGAGCCAACTCCCGGCCGCCGCACCGCCGATGAGGCCGATGCCGAGGATCAGGCAGGCCGCGGCGGTGAGCACCCGGGCGCCGGGGCGGCGGCGGGCGGGGGCGGCCGGTGCGCCGGGGGCGGGCACCGCTCCGTGGGGAGGGAGCGGAGTACGGGGCCACGGTACGGGTGCCGGGCGCTCGGCGGGCGGCGCGGGCGGCACACTGCCGGGCGCCGTCGACGGGGTGGCCGAGGCGGGCTCGCGGGTGCGCGGGGTTCCGGGCCCGGTGCCGCGTTCACCGGGGCCGCTCCACAGATCCTGACTGTGGGCCAGGTGGAAGGCGGCGGTGTCGCGGAAGGCGGTGGGCGGCGCGGTGCCGGGGGCCGGCGGTCCGGCGGGGGCCGGCGAGCCGGGGGCGCGGTCCGGGCGGGGCGGCAGCGGCGCACCGGCGGCGGGGGGCTGCACGCGGGGCGGGGCGGTGGGGCGGGGAGGGGCGGAGTGGGCGCCGGGTCCGGCCGGGGCGGCGGGCGGGGACGGCGGCATCGGCGGCTCGGGCGGCATCCGGCGCAGCACGGCGGTCTGCGGATCCTCGGCCGGTCCCGGAGCGGCGGCCGCGGCGGGCCGCCGGGGTGGCTGCGGGGGTATGGGCGGGATGTGTCGCGTATCGGCGAATTCAGCGTCGGTGCTCACCCGCGCTCCCCCTTGCGCCGCTGACCTCCGGGCCCGATCTGCAATCGGGGCACGGTGGTTCGTATCCGGACAACACGCCGCTGACCTGCTGGTTGCGGTGTCGAACACTGTAAGGGCTGGCGCCGTCGGTGCTCCAACCCATGTCCGCTCTGTCGCAATCTCCCCTCTACCCAGTGGTAGGCCGGTCTGGCAGGCTGCGGCCATGTCCGTGCACACAGTCGATACGTATGGCGACAAAGCCCGTTACGACCGGGCCACCGCCGCTCTCGACGCGCCGCTGGCCGTCGTCGACCTGCAGGCCTTCGACGCCAACGCCGCCGATCTGGTGCGCCGCGCGCAGGGCAAGCCGGTGCGGGTGGCGAGCAAGTCGGTGCGCTGCCGGGCGCTGCTGGAGCGGGTGCTGGCCCGGGACGGCTTCGCGGGGGTCATGAGTTTCACGCTCGCCGAGTCGCTGTGGCTGGCGCGTTCGGGCTTCACGGACGTCCTGCTGGCCTATCCGTCGGTGGACCGGGCGGGCTTCGCCGAGCTGACCGGTGACCCGAAGCTCGCGGCCGCGGTGACGGTGATGGTCGACGACCCGGCCCA is a window of Streptomyces caniferus DNA encoding:
- the mycP gene encoding type VII secretion-associated serine protease mycosin → MTKTVRRGAALALASSVLAVLPAIPAEADALRAQEWALQAVHAQQAWRTTKGEGVTVAVLDTGVDANHPDLEGQVLPEQDLVGFGAGPGDSAWAQHGTGMASIIAGHGHGRGRENGVLGLAPAAKILPVRVILEDDDSERERARTEKAGALADGIRWAADHGADVINMSLGDDSESAHPEPREDAAIQYALGKGIPVVASAGNGGQKGNHVSYPAAYPGVIAATAVTHLGGRARFSTRHWYATVSAPGFDIVMADTGDGYLSGWGTSPAAAFVSGAVALIRSAHPGLSPEQIRRLLTSTAQDKPEGGRDDDYGAGLIDPAAALDAAADLKPTPQKPAPAGYATRYFAPGPTADDAEDAPVNWLPWTAGAAGLALLTAAVVLWRGRRASH
- a CDS encoding SseB family protein: MQKNIPDPGFSDDDGSADPALAQALAAYASDRAAEPRLLSALAGARVLVPVVAVLGEVETGPDGLRREKTSDMAVPTLQAPDGRRALPAFTSMETLRRWRADARPVAVPLQQALLAASHELADTVVVDLAGPVTYQLTGPALRALAEGRTSADPLADPAVTDALRALLDAEPGVLVARLAPSGETDGTLALGLAPDAPAAEVAQRLARALAADEVLRARLVRGLDLALLPPGGTTAQEPLYRR
- a CDS encoding aquaporin — its product is MEKTEISTVLTRPVVSEFLGTLLLVFFAVGSAVLAGEYIGTFGIALAFGFTLVALAYALGPISGCHLNPAVTLGMLLARRLTLRTAAEYWIAQVVGAIAGSALLFLVARQVPGLQTHGAFGTNGWGDRSAVHINLGGAFVIEILMTFLLVYVWLSVTHKVAVIGFNGMAIGLALATVHLIGIPLDGTSVNPARSIGPALFAGGAAITQLWLFIIAPLIGGALAAIVHQVTHPPHEPVLVADDAVPHEPATESD
- a CDS encoding DUF1844 domain-containing protein; its protein translation is MSDQTPQQPDVPNAANPDFDSMTRDIAEVPAVEVITTVAVHLMSSAAVNLGLAEEGAAHKDLDEARKLIQALAGLVTASATEIGSYHAAPLRDGLKSLQLAFREASVVPDEPGQGPGEKFTGPVYG